The segment AATTTGTAGTTTTCCGAATAATATTTCCCATTTTTTTCTCTAATAAACTCTATATGATCATTTATCCTCCTCATGACGATCTCATTAGATAATTTCAAAGTTTCATTTATTCTTGATTCTATCAAGTCTTTGAAATTGTGGTCTAATTCATAACCTATTGAATTTCTTCCTGCGCATGCAGCAGCAATCATGGTGGTTCCAGTGCCAAGAAAAGGATCAAGAACCCAATCACCCATGATCGAATACATGTTTATTAACCTATACGCAAGTTCAAAGGGATAGGCTGCCGCTCTTTTTCTTAAATTTTTATGATTTAGTCTTTGAGAAACTCCTGTTAAGTCAGTCCAAACATCAGAAAACCATTGGTTGCGTTCTTCCCAAAAATAAGCGCTTTCCCTGCGCAATTTTCTTTCTTCTTCTGTCTTAAATTGTCGAGGACCTTCTTTTCTAAATATCAAAATGTATTCATGTTCATGGGTGACGTAAGCATTCGGAGGAAGCATTCCAGACCCCATGAACTTTGTTGGTTTGTTAGATTGTTTTCTCCAAATTATAAATGGTAAAACTTGATATCCCCTGTCAAAGAAAAAATCAATTGTCCTGACATGGTTAGGGTATAATTGAAACTTTTTACCAATTTTCCTTGTAGCATCCCCTATATTAATGATCACCACACCTCCAGGTGCAGTTACCCTGTCGACTTCATGCCATACCTTTTCCAATTCTTCATGCATTAAATTATAAGACCTCAATCCATCTTCTTCATCTATCAGAGTTTCTTCAATTTTAGGGTTCAGTTCAGAAAAAAGGCGGTCC is part of the Methanothermobacter sp. CaT2 genome and harbors:
- a CDS encoding site-specific DNA-methyltransferase yields the protein MKTTHRIYFKNSADMNELKDKSINLVVTSPPYPMVEIWDRLFSELNPKIEETLIDEEDGLRSYNLMHEELEKVWHEVDRVTAPGGVVIINIGDATRKIGKKFQLYPNHVRTIDFFFDRGYQVLPFIIWRKQSNKPTKFMGSGMLPPNAYVTHEHEYILIFRKEGPRQFKTEEERKLRRESAYFWEERNQWFSDVWTDLTGVSQRLNHKNLRKRAAAYPFELAYRLINMYSIMGDWVLDPFLGTGTTMIAAACAGRNSIGYELDHNFKDLIESRINETLKLSNEIVMRRINDHIEFIREKNGKYYSENYKFKVTTRQEQDIRLYYPRTYKKIKNNEFEFFYQEVNPKKERQSKLNI